Proteins from a single region of Oceanispirochaeta sp.:
- the argH gene encoding argininosuccinate lyase encodes MSKLWAKDYDLNTLIEEFTVGIDYILDQKLIPSDCVASLAHATMLQSIGILSQDELKYLKKGLNQILDEHARGEFEIKRSDEDGHTAIENRLVELAGDAGKKIHTGRSRNDQVVTAIRVYARTRVLGIIKETGELARAILDLAELHKETPMPGRTHMQIAMPSSVGLWAGGFAEELIDSIRLLSAAWEILDQNPLGAAAGYGVPLPLNREMTTELMGFSRVQNNVVYVNNSRGKMELMVLDILDQITLTLSKMAQDLILFSLPEFGYFSLPAQLCTGSSIMPQKKNPDGLELMRAKAGTVSACGTQIRNILRSLPSGYNRDFQETKEPFLKGCDISSVSLKMMTLTFRELEVNIDGLKAGFSKDIYATDAALDLVASGMSFRDAYKEVGLHLDKLGDQDPDESIHSRTYTGTSGKLCLDEALQRLEALMNSATEREVKIATALESLMGQSLNLLVR; translated from the coding sequence AGAAGAGTTCACCGTCGGCATCGACTACATCCTGGATCAGAAGCTCATCCCCTCGGACTGTGTTGCCAGTCTGGCCCATGCCACCATGCTCCAGTCCATCGGTATCCTCAGCCAGGACGAACTGAAATACCTCAAGAAGGGGCTCAATCAGATTCTGGATGAACATGCCAGAGGTGAATTCGAAATCAAGAGATCCGATGAAGACGGCCACACGGCCATCGAGAACCGCCTTGTTGAGCTTGCCGGTGATGCGGGAAAGAAGATACATACAGGACGGAGCCGGAACGATCAGGTGGTCACAGCCATCCGGGTCTATGCCCGTACAAGGGTTCTGGGCATCATCAAGGAAACGGGAGAGCTGGCCCGGGCCATTCTGGATCTGGCAGAACTCCATAAAGAGACTCCCATGCCGGGACGGACTCATATGCAGATTGCCATGCCCTCCTCGGTAGGGCTCTGGGCCGGCGGATTCGCGGAAGAGCTCATCGATTCGATTCGTCTCCTCTCTGCCGCCTGGGAAATCCTGGATCAGAACCCCCTGGGGGCTGCTGCAGGATACGGTGTTCCCCTTCCTCTGAACAGGGAGATGACCACAGAACTCATGGGCTTTTCCAGGGTTCAGAATAATGTTGTCTATGTGAATAACAGCCGGGGCAAGATGGAGTTGATGGTTCTGGATATTCTGGATCAGATCACTCTGACTCTGAGTAAAATGGCTCAGGACCTGATACTTTTTTCTCTCCCTGAATTCGGCTATTTCAGCCTGCCCGCCCAGTTGTGCACCGGTTCCAGCATCATGCCTCAGAAAAAGAATCCCGATGGTTTGGAACTGATGAGAGCCAAGGCCGGGACAGTCAGTGCCTGCGGGACACAGATCAGGAATATCCTGCGCTCTCTTCCCTCGGGGTATAACCGGGACTTTCAGGAAACCAAGGAGCCCTTTCTCAAGGGCTGTGATATCAGCTCTGTCTCTTTGAAGATGATGACCCTGACGTTCCGGGAACTTGAAGTGAACATTGACGGCCTCAAGGCCGGGTTTTCCAAGGACATTTATGCCACCGATGCGGCCCTGGATCTTGTGGCCTCCGGAATGAGTTTCAGGGATGCTTACAAAGAGGTGGGCCTTCATCTGGACAAGCTGGGCGACCAGGACCCGGACGAATCCATCCATTCCAGAACCTATACCGGTACGAGCGGAAAGCTCTGCCTGGACGAGGCCCTTCAGCGTCTGGAGGCACTGATGAACAGCGCCACAGAGAGGGAAGTGAAAATTGCTACAGCTCTGGAATCCCTGATGGGGCAGAGCCTGAATCTTCTGGTCAGATAA
- a CDS encoding FecR domain-containing protein, whose product MKSLVKSLLLIMAGLLLAVGLLYGYSIFFKTAGNEGLEESLRFIPIEPGDAIISRISGDVFIIREELILTPHVGDALREGDVIKVVDESWCQVHFVGKATMSLRSNTLVKIQKLLSSPMDSDIRTELLTGSMIYKVDRLDATDNLEVIAQEKIYRVEGTEFMVEIYSGGSRVAVQEGNVVVLQKSGNQEEKLLKTVPSGFSLDLQGWNKDLPLPEAKELNQEDKRIFEEEGPGLPYRDPATMMYLEIRTAPPGGQIFVDGKLTGQSRLSGLFPAEGNLTILARKRGFSDSSMNVKLQDLKSSLLVLKMNPLGLNESLEAEKTSSRPEKIDEIKSQFEKEISDLNSGFSRKIEENTQENKKLLQDSTNFSMSLQSDIVNLRNKNSALEKKKTEQEKMRIELEKELENSLSEQQKLRDLLTQIQELSDQ is encoded by the coding sequence ATGAAATCCCTTGTTAAATCCCTATTACTGATCATGGCGGGCCTCCTGCTGGCGGTAGGACTCCTTTACGGCTATTCCATATTCTTCAAGACCGCCGGGAATGAAGGTCTGGAAGAATCCCTGCGTTTTATCCCTATAGAACCGGGTGATGCCATAATATCCAGAATATCCGGTGATGTTTTCATCATCAGAGAAGAACTGATCCTCACTCCCCATGTCGGAGATGCCCTCAGGGAAGGGGATGTCATCAAGGTTGTAGATGAATCCTGGTGTCAGGTTCATTTTGTCGGCAAGGCCACCATGAGCCTCCGCAGCAACACTCTGGTTAAAATTCAAAAACTCCTATCCAGCCCTATGGATTCAGATATACGAACCGAGCTTTTAACAGGTTCAATGATCTACAAGGTTGACCGCCTGGATGCAACAGATAATCTTGAAGTCATAGCACAAGAGAAAATCTATCGGGTTGAGGGCACAGAATTCATGGTGGAAATCTATTCCGGCGGCAGCAGAGTGGCTGTTCAGGAAGGAAACGTGGTGGTCCTCCAGAAATCAGGAAACCAGGAAGAGAAACTGCTGAAAACTGTACCATCGGGTTTCAGCCTGGATTTACAGGGTTGGAACAAAGACCTGCCCCTGCCTGAGGCAAAAGAACTGAACCAGGAAGACAAGAGGATTTTTGAAGAAGAAGGCCCTGGCCTCCCCTACCGTGATCCAGCCACCATGATGTATCTGGAAATCAGGACAGCCCCCCCGGGAGGACAGATCTTTGTGGATGGAAAACTCACCGGGCAGAGCCGCTTAAGCGGTCTCTTCCCCGCCGAAGGGAATCTCACGATACTGGCCCGAAAACGCGGATTTAGCGACAGCAGTATGAATGTGAAGCTGCAGGATCTGAAAAGTTCACTCCTGGTCCTGAAGATGAACCCACTGGGATTGAATGAAAGCCTGGAAGCGGAAAAGACCAGCTCCCGGCCGGAAAAGATTGATGAAATCAAATCCCAATTTGAAAAAGAAATTTCTGATCTGAATTCCGGTTTTTCCAGGAAGATTGAAGAGAATACTCAGGAGAATAAGAAACTACTGCAGGATTCAACGAACTTCAGCATGAGCCTGCAGAGTGATATAGTGAATCTGCGTAACAAAAACTCCGCTCTGGAAAAGAAGAAAACAGAACAGGAAAAGATGAGAATAGAGCTGGAAAAGGAACTGGAAAACAGTCTGTCAGAACAGCAGAAGCTCCGGGACCTGCTGACCCAGATTCAGGAACTCTCAGATCAGTAA
- a CDS encoding ABC transporter permease, giving the protein MILNILSSASPLILAALGGLLTERAGILNIALEGMILSGAFTALLVGGLSGSPVLGILAALLAGILVAAVFNFSSFTLKGNPFICGLGINILVPALIASITQKLYGNQGIIRPLQIGSLPRPAGLDMFVWAALATILVLMILFYRTRQGLIIRSCGDHPDLLISRGISPLRVKKNMLLLSGILCGLSGAALSLRLGVFVPGMSAGKGWIALVAIYLGYRKIPGIALACLFFALAEWGANRAQGFLGLPPSLILSFPYFLTLAGLLFFSIRRNRQNISK; this is encoded by the coding sequence ATGATACTGAATATTCTAAGCAGTGCCTCCCCTCTGATTCTAGCCGCCCTGGGCGGATTGTTAACCGAAAGAGCGGGTATTTTGAATATCGCTCTGGAGGGGATGATTCTGAGCGGCGCCTTCACGGCCCTTCTGGTGGGAGGCCTGAGCGGCAGTCCTGTCCTGGGAATTCTGGCGGCTCTTCTGGCGGGAATCCTGGTGGCGGCAGTATTCAATTTCAGCAGTTTCACTCTCAAGGGGAATCCCTTTATATGCGGCCTGGGCATCAATATTCTGGTCCCGGCCCTCATCGCATCGATAACACAGAAGCTCTATGGGAATCAGGGGATTATCAGACCCCTGCAGATCGGCTCTCTTCCCCGGCCTGCAGGACTCGATATGTTTGTCTGGGCGGCTCTGGCGACCATTCTGGTGCTGATGATCCTATTTTACAGAACAAGGCAGGGCTTGATCATCCGATCCTGCGGTGATCATCCCGATCTCCTGATCAGCCGGGGAATATCCCCCTTGAGAGTCAAAAAAAACATGCTACTCCTGTCAGGGATTCTTTGCGGACTTTCTGGAGCGGCTTTATCTCTCCGCCTGGGAGTGTTTGTACCCGGCATGTCTGCCGGAAAAGGCTGGATTGCTCTTGTTGCCATCTACCTGGGATACAGGAAAATTCCGGGTATAGCCCTGGCCTGTCTCTTTTTTGCTCTGGCCGAATGGGGGGCCAACAGAGCCCAGGGATTTCTGGGTCTGCCCCCCAGCCTGATTCTCAGCTTCCCCTACTTTCTAACCTTAGCTGGTCTTCTGTTCTTTTCCATAAGGAGAAACAGACAAAATATCTCAAAATAA
- a CDS encoding ABC transporter ATP-binding protein: MSKSQEPVLTIDKITHRFSENGILACRDISLQAYKGEILALMGENGAGKSTLMFLLSGFLIPSEGRMTVPSGSTPRARREFTGMIHQKPLLAGNLSVFENIILEQGGCHLNPIFNPKSLRRDISEIQERYDLPLDLDMKGMDLTAPQIQRAELIRALWKQKSLIILDEPTASLSDKQRDKLFALMKQFKEEGKTILFITHKIHEAIITADRLAILSKGQLMAVVNKKDFNASEISRLMIGESKPGETVLRKSPGREDRGKTVLELMDVDVTELGTKRLKNISLHLDAGEILGISGIRENGLTHLEDLLSGMVQPSTGLILINGRNRIPLSPYKLRRWGISYIPADRLQRGADPNSTLAENLSVLKREISGGLSSYRKKLLLWAKEYIRIHKIKGLADQQVRTLSGGNIQKMIVARELGGSPRLLIVSEPSWGLDFKSREALHDQLFQAKDEGTAVLLLTTDLDEMLLLSDRACVLTGGVLSEISRNEEEWNRTFVGERMTGADRV, translated from the coding sequence TTGTCAAAAAGCCAAGAACCGGTTCTTACCATAGATAAAATTACTCATCGGTTTTCAGAAAACGGTATTCTTGCCTGCCGGGACATCAGCCTTCAGGCATACAAAGGGGAGATCCTGGCTCTTATGGGAGAGAACGGAGCCGGGAAGTCGACCCTGATGTTCCTGCTCTCGGGATTCCTGATTCCAAGCGAGGGAAGGATGACCGTTCCGTCAGGGTCAACTCCCCGGGCCAGAAGAGAATTCACCGGAATGATTCATCAGAAGCCTCTTCTGGCCGGGAACCTTTCAGTCTTTGAAAATATCATCCTGGAACAAGGCGGGTGCCATTTAAATCCCATCTTTAATCCAAAGTCCCTCAGAAGGGATATTTCTGAGATTCAGGAACGCTATGACCTTCCCCTGGATCTGGACATGAAGGGGATGGACTTGACGGCGCCTCAAATCCAGAGAGCCGAACTGATCCGTGCCTTATGGAAACAGAAATCCCTCATCATTCTGGATGAACCGACAGCCAGTCTTTCGGATAAACAGAGAGATAAACTCTTTGCCTTGATGAAACAGTTCAAAGAAGAAGGAAAAACCATCCTCTTTATAACCCACAAAATCCATGAAGCCATCATCACGGCCGATAGACTGGCCATCCTGAGTAAGGGACAGCTCATGGCGGTGGTGAACAAGAAAGACTTCAATGCCTCCGAAATCTCACGCCTGATGATCGGCGAATCAAAACCGGGGGAAACTGTTCTTCGAAAATCACCGGGGAGAGAAGACCGGGGTAAAACCGTTTTGGAACTCATGGATGTTGATGTGACCGAGTTGGGTACCAAACGGCTGAAAAACATATCTCTTCATCTTGATGCAGGAGAAATTCTTGGAATCAGTGGAATCCGGGAAAACGGTCTGACCCATCTGGAAGACCTCCTGAGCGGAATGGTCCAGCCCTCAACGGGACTGATATTAATCAATGGCCGGAACAGAATACCTCTCAGCCCCTATAAGCTGAGGCGCTGGGGCATCTCCTATATCCCGGCAGACCGTCTCCAAAGGGGAGCCGATCCAAATTCAACACTGGCCGAGAACCTATCGGTCCTCAAACGGGAAATCTCCGGCGGGTTAAGCAGTTACCGGAAAAAACTCCTCCTTTGGGCGAAGGAATATATCCGTATCCATAAAATAAAAGGTCTGGCGGATCAACAGGTAAGAACTCTCTCGGGAGGCAATATTCAGAAGATGATAGTGGCCCGGGAATTGGGAGGCTCTCCTCGCCTTCTTATTGTTTCCGAACCCAGCTGGGGACTTGATTTCAAAAGCAGGGAAGCCCTTCATGATCAGCTGTTCCAGGCAAAGGATGAGGGAACAGCGGTCCTGCTGCTGACAACAGATCTGGATGAGATGCTTCTTTTGAGCGACAGAGCCTGCGTTTTGACGGGGGGAGTTCTCAGCGAGATATCAAGGAATGAAGAAGAATGGAACAGAACCTTTGTAGGAGAAAGAATGACCGGAGCCGACAGAGTATGA
- the prs gene encoding ribose-phosphate diphosphokinase: MSFSKPTSLGVIACPGGEQFADEITSHLKKIYRTRFENKVSYISRLYNIDRVEVSKQSNFADDVISHRVTAVGDASNYRSPSFKIPCKVTKFANGEVKAEILRSIRGADVYIVQDMANNTPIRFAGSDEKSVCSINDHLMSLYVTIDAAMQSGARRVSLVLPTYPYSRQHKSKGREGLTASTLGRMFESMGVERIITLDIHSKEISHCFHKLSLENLHASYQILRQLSGKINMLEEDLVVVSPDTGAIERNKFYANSLKKPLALLYKERDYSKLTRSAADSNITSARLLGDVVGKTVFMADDMLGTGGTLIKAMKLIKELGAKKIICSVSLPMFSGSAVEHFDEAYKAGYFDYIVGTNAVTLPEEILSKEWFFSASVSNLFARSISRVHHNRSVSPLLDNSKMIQRMLKKK, encoded by the coding sequence ATGAGTTTTTCCAAACCAACGTCTCTTGGGGTGATCGCCTGCCCGGGAGGAGAGCAATTTGCAGATGAAATTACCTCCCATTTGAAGAAGATTTACAGGACAAGGTTCGAAAATAAAGTCAGCTATATTTCCCGTCTTTATAATATAGATAGAGTGGAGGTAAGCAAACAGTCCAACTTTGCGGATGATGTGATTTCTCATCGGGTTACCGCAGTGGGTGATGCAAGTAATTACAGGAGTCCTTCATTCAAAATACCATGCAAAGTGACAAAATTTGCCAATGGGGAAGTGAAGGCAGAGATTCTCCGTTCCATCAGGGGAGCGGATGTCTACATTGTTCAGGATATGGCCAACAATACGCCTATTCGCTTCGCCGGTTCTGACGAAAAAAGTGTCTGCTCCATCAACGATCACCTGATGAGTCTGTACGTGACAATTGATGCCGCCATGCAGTCGGGGGCCAGGCGGGTCAGTCTTGTACTCCCGACCTATCCTTACAGCAGACAGCATAAATCAAAAGGCCGTGAAGGTCTGACGGCTTCTACCCTGGGGCGGATGTTTGAAAGTATGGGTGTAGAGAGAATCATAACCCTGGATATTCATTCTAAGGAAATATCCCATTGTTTTCATAAACTTTCTCTCGAAAACCTCCATGCTTCCTATCAAATTCTGCGTCAGCTGAGCGGCAAGATCAACATGTTGGAAGAAGATCTGGTTGTCGTTTCCCCTGATACGGGTGCCATTGAACGCAATAAGTTCTATGCCAACTCACTGAAAAAGCCACTGGCTCTCCTTTATAAAGAGAGAGACTATTCCAAGCTCACCAGGAGCGCTGCCGACTCCAATATTACCTCAGCCCGTCTTTTAGGGGATGTGGTAGGAAAGACAGTCTTTATGGCAGACGATATGCTGGGGACCGGAGGGACCCTGATCAAGGCCATGAAACTGATCAAAGAACTGGGTGCCAAGAAAATAATCTGTTCTGTGTCTCTTCCCATGTTTTCAGGTTCTGCAGTGGAGCATTTTGATGAAGCCTATAAAGCAGGCTATTTCGATTATATTGTGGGTACCAATGCGGTCACTTTACCGGAAGAGATCCTGTCCAAGGAGTGGTTTTTTTCAGCCAGCGTCTCCAATCTTTTTGCACGGTCCATTTCCAGGGTTCATCATAACCGTTCTGTTTCTCCTCTGCTGGATAACAGCAAGATGATTCAGAGGATGCTGAAGAAAAAGTAG
- a CDS encoding Na/Pi cotransporter family protein, with product MTLVLNIMQIIGALGVFLFGMKVMSEGIQKAAGDGLQSVLNHITSNRFAAVLTGFLITAIVQSSSATTVMVVSFVNAGLLTLTQSIGVIMGANIGTTVTGWIVSLLGFKFKISTMALPIIGLGLPLYFSKSAKRNDWGEFLIGFGILFLGLSFLKNYMPKLDDQMVSFLSQYTGRGALSLIIFIIAGALVTIIVHSSSASMAITLTMAYNGLIPLEAAAAMVMGSNVGTTIDAFLASIGTNVNAKRAALVHILFNCAGVLVVALMFKPFIVMVRSIVPGDEITMNLAMFHTLFNILNTLIFIGFVPQIARMVERMIPAGEVEAGLGKYKLTYIDSTIQNVPEINIIEAQKEVSHMTKVIEDMFNIYTEVFKNPKKKMGARVKEVKELEDYSDQMQEEITKFLIACFGDSLNQNGRNNVSSMMRIVNELESIGDSCYSLILLAERRFKKDIPMHDKAAEELIPVITLVQKFLFFIKSRVNLHMSKETLKEAYEMESKMESFKKSLKKEVRKNLKSGADIKGELLYLDIVRHIDQIGDYCLNIAQALRIYN from the coding sequence ATGACATTAGTCTTGAACATCATGCAGATTATTGGTGCACTGGGAGTCTTTCTCTTCGGAATGAAAGTGATGAGCGAAGGGATTCAGAAAGCTGCGGGAGACGGGCTTCAGAGTGTTCTGAATCATATTACTTCCAATCGTTTTGCGGCGGTTCTCACAGGATTCCTGATCACCGCGATTGTCCAGTCTTCTTCAGCGACAACTGTTATGGTCGTCAGTTTTGTCAATGCAGGACTCCTGACCCTGACCCAGTCCATCGGTGTCATCATGGGAGCCAACATAGGAACAACAGTCACGGGATGGATCGTCTCCCTCCTGGGATTCAAATTCAAAATCAGCACCATGGCCCTCCCCATTATCGGATTGGGCCTGCCCCTGTACTTTTCCAAGTCAGCTAAACGAAATGACTGGGGAGAGTTCCTGATTGGTTTTGGTATCCTCTTCCTGGGACTCTCCTTTTTGAAGAATTACATGCCCAAACTGGATGATCAGATGGTCTCCTTCCTGTCTCAATACACAGGCCGAGGCGCCCTCTCGCTCATTATCTTTATTATAGCCGGTGCTCTGGTCACCATCATTGTCCACTCCTCCAGCGCCTCCATGGCCATCACATTGACCATGGCCTACAATGGACTCATACCCCTGGAAGCCGCGGCCGCCATGGTGATGGGTTCCAACGTCGGAACCACCATCGATGCCTTTCTGGCCTCAATCGGTACCAATGTGAATGCTAAAAGAGCAGCACTGGTCCATATCCTTTTTAACTGTGCCGGTGTCCTTGTGGTCGCCCTGATGTTCAAACCCTTTATAGTCATGGTCAGATCGATCGTTCCAGGAGACGAGATCACCATGAACCTTGCCATGTTCCACACCCTCTTCAATATTCTGAACACCCTGATTTTCATTGGATTTGTACCTCAAATCGCCAGGATGGTTGAAAGGATGATTCCCGCCGGAGAAGTGGAAGCAGGGCTGGGAAAATACAAACTGACCTACATTGATTCAACCATTCAGAATGTTCCCGAGATCAATATTATTGAAGCACAGAAAGAAGTCTCTCATATGACAAAAGTGATTGAAGACATGTTTAATATCTACACGGAAGTCTTCAAAAATCCAAAGAAGAAGATGGGTGCCCGGGTCAAGGAAGTCAAGGAACTGGAAGATTACAGCGATCAGATGCAGGAAGAAATTACAAAATTTCTGATTGCCTGTTTCGGAGACAGCCTGAATCAGAACGGGCGCAACAATGTCAGTTCCATGATGAGAATCGTCAATGAGCTGGAGAGCATTGGAGACAGCTGCTATAGCCTGATACTCCTGGCAGAGCGGCGTTTCAAGAAAGACATTCCCATGCATGACAAAGCCGCTGAGGAGCTGATCCCCGTCATAACTCTGGTTCAAAAGTTCCTTTTCTTCATCAAGTCCCGGGTCAATTTGCATATGAGTAAGGAAACCCTGAAAGAAGCCTATGAGATGGAAAGCAAAATGGAGTCTTTCAAGAAGAGCCTGAAAAAAGAGGTGCGGAAGAACCTGAAGAGCGGTGCGGACATTAAAGGAGAATTGCTGTATCTTGATATTGTCCGGCACATTGATCAGATTGGAGATTATTGTCTAAATATTGCTCAGGCTCTGAGAATATACAACTAG
- a CDS encoding BMP family ABC transporter substrate-binding protein: protein MIYHNKKHNIVMMMALILILMSSCTPQKKVQSSSSPAVSSLAVFVPGVLSGSPTYEMMDAGVRKAAATKDIPVKTIEGGFNQAEWKSQVLALASEKKYDLIITSNPSMPEICREIKKVYPHQNFLILEGSSIENDTVSTFLFSHLELSYLLGYFAGLATRSDELSGANRELKVGLIAGQEYPEMMQKIKPGFTQGLKAAAGGDAELDFRVIGNWYDAAKASDLATSMYDDGVDIILTIAGGANQGVVSAAKEKGHYVLWYDTNGYSIEPGVVLGSGIIKEDRAAYEQTLLALEGKLEPGSSVYAGVMEGYIDFIDDDPLYIEYVPQVLRDTMTQEHTKLRKGTLLFR, encoded by the coding sequence ATGATTTATCATAATAAAAAACATAATATAGTGATGATGATGGCCCTGATACTGATTTTGATGAGTTCCTGTACCCCCCAAAAGAAGGTCCAGTCCTCTTCCTCCCCTGCAGTTTCGTCTCTGGCCGTGTTTGTCCCGGGAGTGCTCTCTGGAAGCCCGACCTACGAAATGATGGATGCAGGTGTTCGAAAAGCAGCCGCAACAAAAGATATTCCAGTCAAAACCATTGAAGGCGGATTCAATCAGGCCGAATGGAAATCCCAGGTACTGGCTCTGGCTTCTGAAAAAAAATATGACCTGATTATCACATCCAACCCGTCAATGCCTGAAATCTGTCGTGAGATAAAAAAAGTATACCCCCATCAGAATTTTTTGATCCTCGAAGGAAGCAGCATTGAGAATGATACAGTATCCACATTTCTTTTCAGCCATCTGGAACTGTCCTACCTTCTGGGATATTTTGCCGGACTGGCAACTAGATCGGATGAGCTGAGTGGAGCCAACCGGGAACTGAAAGTGGGCCTTATTGCTGGACAGGAGTATCCTGAAATGATGCAGAAAATCAAACCCGGTTTTACTCAGGGTCTAAAGGCTGCCGCAGGGGGAGACGCCGAACTGGATTTCCGTGTGATTGGAAACTGGTATGATGCCGCCAAGGCATCCGACCTGGCGACCAGCATGTATGACGATGGGGTCGATATTATCCTGACCATTGCAGGCGGAGCCAACCAGGGCGTTGTCAGTGCGGCAAAAGAGAAAGGCCATTATGTCCTCTGGTACGATACCAACGGATACAGCATCGAACCTGGAGTGGTACTGGGAAGCGGTATTATCAAGGAAGACAGGGCAGCCTATGAACAGACCCTCCTGGCTCTTGAAGGAAAACTGGAACCGGGGTCCTCTGTATATGCAGGAGTGATGGAAGGCTATATTGACTTTATCGACGACGATCCACTGTATATTGAATATGTCCCCCAGGTACTGCGGGATACTATGACGCAAGAGCATACTAAACTCAGAAAAGGGACCCTCCTCTTCCGATAA
- a CDS encoding ABC transporter permease, translating to MKKIRIPPTAMVLILCLLAAGTVIFIFSASPLETLYYFIPAVLSNPLYLGEMLNMLVLLSLTGLGITVAFRAGSFNLGGEGQLYMGALCSVLAARYFPDLPGIPGILIITLCGMIGGAMMALISGLMKAIWKVDDLISTFLLSAGVTKVIDYLITGPLSDPSSYLMTTAALAEKFRLNSILPPSPFNLSFLLPLVLLPTSYYIVNHTRAGYELQMTGSSSSFARFGGLNTGIYETIPLTISGALHGLAGSLVLTGTYYAGIQGLTSGLGWNGIAVALIAGNKIPAIVPAALFFAWISQGAKIAVLQSDLTLELGAIIQGILFLLISSQVLRLRRVVGKGDLG from the coding sequence ATGAAAAAAATCAGAATACCACCCACCGCCATGGTTTTGATCCTTTGCCTCCTAGCGGCAGGAACGGTTATTTTCATCTTCAGCGCATCCCCCCTGGAAACCCTCTATTACTTCATCCCGGCAGTTCTCAGCAACCCTCTCTATCTGGGAGAAATGCTGAATATGCTTGTTCTTCTGAGCCTGACAGGTCTGGGGATCACTGTGGCCTTCAGGGCCGGTTCCTTCAACCTCGGAGGAGAAGGTCAGCTTTATATGGGGGCCTTATGCTCCGTCCTGGCAGCCAGATACTTCCCGGACCTTCCGGGAATCCCCGGCATCCTGATCATCACTCTCTGCGGCATGATCGGAGGGGCCATGATGGCGCTGATTTCGGGACTGATGAAGGCCATCTGGAAGGTGGATGATCTTATCAGCACATTTCTACTCTCTGCAGGGGTCACCAAGGTGATTGATTATCTGATCACGGGTCCCTTGAGCGACCCGTCCAGCTATCTTATGACAACGGCAGCTCTAGCTGAAAAATTCAGACTGAATTCCATCCTGCCTCCCAGCCCCTTCAATCTGAGCTTTCTCCTCCCCCTTGTCCTGCTCCCTACTTCTTATTATATAGTGAATCATACCCGGGCAGGTTATGAATTGCAGATGACAGGGAGCAGCAGCAGTTTCGCCCGCTTTGGCGGTCTGAATACGGGAATTTATGAAACCATCCCGTTGACCATCAGCGGGGCCCTTCATGGACTCGCAGGGTCACTGGTTCTGACAGGGACCTATTATGCAGGAATACAGGGACTGACCTCCGGACTGGGATGGAATGGCATAGCCGTAGCCTTGATCGCCGGGAATAAAATCCCTGCCATCGTACCGGCGGCTCTTTTCTTTGCCTGGATCAGCCAGGGAGCCAAAATTGCCGTGCTTCAGTCCGATTTGACCCTTGAGCTGGGCGCCATCATTCAGGGCATACTCTTTCTCCTGATCTCCTCACAGGTCCTGAGACTCCGCAGGGTTGTAGGAAAGGGAGATCTGGGATGA